A region from the Salvelinus fontinalis isolate EN_2023a chromosome 23, ASM2944872v1, whole genome shotgun sequence genome encodes:
- the LOC129821357 gene encoding signal transducer and activator of transcription 4-like isoform X2 produces the protein MEHRVESHRMSQWKQIQQLEFKYLEQVDYLYDDSFPMGIRQVFSDWIESQDWDMAANHESMATVLLSNLLSQLDRQYSQEQNFLQRHNLKNINKQLQIKYKVYPLLMARVISTSLREERRIIASANIQEQGPLEKSLQNSVAFERQKNMDNRVAVIRSNVQMLDQAVKCLEDMQDDFDCRFKTIQSRDLADRNTEGMKQEVTRLQEILNNLDFKRKENLSKMSDVIKEIDALIASQLNPELMEWKRRQQINCIGGPLLTGLDQLQNWFTLTAQSLFQTKRQLDKLGDLILKVTYASDPISLQRPQLEEQVKYLIDHLIKSSFVVEKQPWMPTHPQKPLIIKTGVQFTTKVRLLVKLPEVDYQLKVKTIFDKDLPPGRVHRQFFILTSTTKVMDVEESSNGCLSVEFRHLLKEKKYVNGTKVNEGPLSVTEELHSLSFEAQFNIQGINIDLETCSFPLVIISNVSQLPGGWASIMWYNMLTDEPRNLDFFASPPRASWGQLSEVLSWQFSTFTGRGLNREQLCMLGEKLMGQQASHNECQVSWSKFCKENIPGKPFSFWMWLDFILELIKKHLLPIWNDNCIMGFVSKETERACLKDKEPGTFLLRFSESHLGGITFTWVKQSDSGEAKLISVEPYTKSRLSALPFANIIRDYKVIADGEVPENPLKFLYPDIPKDESFRRHYNSQQSKVFPYISSTWIPISTLQ, from the exons ATGGAGCACCGAGTCGAAAGTCACAG AATGAGTCAATGGAAACAAATTCAACAGCTCGAGTTCAAATACCTGGAGCAGGTGGACTACCTTTATGATGACAGCTTCCCTATGGGGATTCGGCAGGTGTTTTCTGACTGGATTGAAAGCCAGGACTG GGATATGGCCGCAAACCACGAGTCCATGGCGACAGTTCTCCTCAGCAATCTCCTGTCTCAGTTGGACAGGCAGTATTCTCAGGAACAGAACTTCCTACAAAGACACAACCTGAAGAACATCAACAAGCAGTTGCAG atAAAATACAAAGTCTACCCTCTGCTCATGGCCAGGGTCATCTCCACTAGCCTCAGAGAGGAGCGTCGTATCATCGCGTCAGCCAACATACAGGAACAG GGCCCGTTGGAGAAGTCTTTGCAGAATTCCGTGGCCTTTGAGAGACAGAAGAACATGGACAACAGGGTGGCAGTGATCAGGAGTAATGTGCAGATGCTGGACCAGGCAGTGAAATGTCTAGAGGACATGCAAGATGACTTTGACTGCCGCTTCAAAACTATCCAGTCTCGAG ATCTGGCGGACAGGAACACAGAGGGGATGAAACAGGAAGTGACCCGACTGCAGGAGATTCTCAACAACCTGGACTTTAAGAGGAAG GAGAACCTGTCTAAAATGAGTGACGTGATAAAAGAGATTGACGCTCTGATAGCCTCCCAGCTGAACCCAGAGCTGATGGAGTGGAAACGCAGGCAGCAGATCAACTGTATAGGTGGCCCACTGCTCACTGGACTGGACCAGCTCCAGAACTG gtTTACTCTAACAGCCCAGAGTCTGTTCCAGACGAAACGTCAGCTGGACAAACTGGGAGATCTTATCCTGAAGGTGACCTATGCGAGCGACCCCATCTCCTTGCAGAGACCACAGCTGGAGGAGCAGGTCAAATACCTCATCGACCACCTCATCAAAAG CTCATTTGTGGTGGAGAAGCAGCCATGGATGCCAACCCACCCCCAAAAACCTCTCATCATCAAGACCGGGGTGCAGTTCACCACCAAAGTcag ATTGCTGGTCAAACTCCCAGAGGTGGATTATCAACTCAAAGTGAAGACGATATTTGACAA GGACCTCCCCCCTGGCAGAGT ACATCGTCAGTTCTTCATCCTGACTTCCACCACCAAAGTAATGGACGTGGAGGAATCATCTAATGGCTGTCTATCTGTAGAGTTCAGACACTTG CTGAAAGAGAAGAAATATGTTAACGGTACCAAGGTGAACGAG GGTCCTCTCTCTGTGACGGAGGAGCTCCACTCCCTCAGCTTCGAGGCCCAGTTCAACATACAGGGCATTAACATCGACCTGGAG aCCTGCTCTTTTCCTCTGGTGATCATATCCAATGTTAGCCAGCTGCCTGGAGGCTGGGCCTCCATCATGTGGTACAACATGCTGACTGACGAACCCAGG AACCTGGACTTCTTTGCCAGTCCTCCGCGGGCCAGTTGGGGCCAGCTCTCTGAAGTGCTGAGTTGGCAGTTCTCAACTTTCACTGGGCGGGGCCTCAACAGGGAGCAGCTGTGCATGCTGGGAGAGAAACTCATGG GTCAGCAAGCCTCCCACAATGAATGTCAGGTATCCTGGTCCAAATTCTGCAAG GAGAATATTCCTGGGAAGCCTTTCAGTTTTTGGATGTGGCTGGATTTCATCCTGGAGCTCATCAAGAAGCACCTGCTCCCCATCTGGAATGACAA CTGCATCATGGGCTTTGTcagtaaggagacagagagggcctGTTTGAAGGACAAGGAGCCTGGGACATTCCTGCTGCGCTTCAGTGAGAGCCACCTGGGTGGGATCACTTTCACCTGGGTGAAGCAGTCCGACAGTG GAGAGGCTAAATTAATCTCGGTGGAGCCATACACCAAATCACGCCTCAGCGCTCTCCCGTTCGCCAACATCATCCGGGACTACAAGGTCATCGCAGACGGAGAGGTCCCTGAGAACCCGCTCAAGTTCCTCTACCCCGACATCCCCAAAGACGAGTCCTTCAGACGACATTACAACAGTCAGCAGAGCAAAG TCTTTCCATATATATCATCTACATGGATCCCCATCTCCACTTTGCA
- the LOC129821357 gene encoding signal transducer and activator of transcription 4-like isoform X1, producing the protein MEHRVESHRMSQWKQIQQLEFKYLEQVDYLYDDSFPMGIRQVFSDWIESQDWDMAANHESMATVLLSNLLSQLDRQYSQEQNFLQRHNLKNINKQLQIKYKVYPLLMARVISTSLREERRIIASANIQEQGPLEKSLQNSVAFERQKNMDNRVAVIRSNVQMLDQAVKCLEDMQDDFDCRFKTIQSRDLADRNTEGMKQEVTRLQEILNNLDFKRKENLSKMSDVIKEIDALIASQLNPELMEWKRRQQINCIGGPLLTGLDQLQNWFTLTAQSLFQTKRQLDKLGDLILKVTYASDPISLQRPQLEEQVKYLIDHLIKSSFVVEKQPWMPTHPQKPLIIKTGVQFTTKVRLLVKLPEVDYQLKVKTIFDKDLPPGRVHRQFFILTSTTKVMDVEESSNGCLSVEFRHLQLKEKKYVNGTKVNEGPLSVTEELHSLSFEAQFNIQGINIDLETCSFPLVIISNVSQLPGGWASIMWYNMLTDEPRNLDFFASPPRASWGQLSEVLSWQFSTFTGRGLNREQLCMLGEKLMGQQASHNECQVSWSKFCKENIPGKPFSFWMWLDFILELIKKHLLPIWNDNCIMGFVSKETERACLKDKEPGTFLLRFSESHLGGITFTWVKQSDSGEAKLISVEPYTKSRLSALPFANIIRDYKVIADGEVPENPLKFLYPDIPKDESFRRHYNSQQSKVFPYISSTWIPISTLQ; encoded by the exons ATGGAGCACCGAGTCGAAAGTCACAG AATGAGTCAATGGAAACAAATTCAACAGCTCGAGTTCAAATACCTGGAGCAGGTGGACTACCTTTATGATGACAGCTTCCCTATGGGGATTCGGCAGGTGTTTTCTGACTGGATTGAAAGCCAGGACTG GGATATGGCCGCAAACCACGAGTCCATGGCGACAGTTCTCCTCAGCAATCTCCTGTCTCAGTTGGACAGGCAGTATTCTCAGGAACAGAACTTCCTACAAAGACACAACCTGAAGAACATCAACAAGCAGTTGCAG atAAAATACAAAGTCTACCCTCTGCTCATGGCCAGGGTCATCTCCACTAGCCTCAGAGAGGAGCGTCGTATCATCGCGTCAGCCAACATACAGGAACAG GGCCCGTTGGAGAAGTCTTTGCAGAATTCCGTGGCCTTTGAGAGACAGAAGAACATGGACAACAGGGTGGCAGTGATCAGGAGTAATGTGCAGATGCTGGACCAGGCAGTGAAATGTCTAGAGGACATGCAAGATGACTTTGACTGCCGCTTCAAAACTATCCAGTCTCGAG ATCTGGCGGACAGGAACACAGAGGGGATGAAACAGGAAGTGACCCGACTGCAGGAGATTCTCAACAACCTGGACTTTAAGAGGAAG GAGAACCTGTCTAAAATGAGTGACGTGATAAAAGAGATTGACGCTCTGATAGCCTCCCAGCTGAACCCAGAGCTGATGGAGTGGAAACGCAGGCAGCAGATCAACTGTATAGGTGGCCCACTGCTCACTGGACTGGACCAGCTCCAGAACTG gtTTACTCTAACAGCCCAGAGTCTGTTCCAGACGAAACGTCAGCTGGACAAACTGGGAGATCTTATCCTGAAGGTGACCTATGCGAGCGACCCCATCTCCTTGCAGAGACCACAGCTGGAGGAGCAGGTCAAATACCTCATCGACCACCTCATCAAAAG CTCATTTGTGGTGGAGAAGCAGCCATGGATGCCAACCCACCCCCAAAAACCTCTCATCATCAAGACCGGGGTGCAGTTCACCACCAAAGTcag ATTGCTGGTCAAACTCCCAGAGGTGGATTATCAACTCAAAGTGAAGACGATATTTGACAA GGACCTCCCCCCTGGCAGAGT ACATCGTCAGTTCTTCATCCTGACTTCCACCACCAAAGTAATGGACGTGGAGGAATCATCTAATGGCTGTCTATCTGTAGAGTTCAGACACTTG CAGCTGAAAGAGAAGAAATATGTTAACGGTACCAAGGTGAACGAG GGTCCTCTCTCTGTGACGGAGGAGCTCCACTCCCTCAGCTTCGAGGCCCAGTTCAACATACAGGGCATTAACATCGACCTGGAG aCCTGCTCTTTTCCTCTGGTGATCATATCCAATGTTAGCCAGCTGCCTGGAGGCTGGGCCTCCATCATGTGGTACAACATGCTGACTGACGAACCCAGG AACCTGGACTTCTTTGCCAGTCCTCCGCGGGCCAGTTGGGGCCAGCTCTCTGAAGTGCTGAGTTGGCAGTTCTCAACTTTCACTGGGCGGGGCCTCAACAGGGAGCAGCTGTGCATGCTGGGAGAGAAACTCATGG GTCAGCAAGCCTCCCACAATGAATGTCAGGTATCCTGGTCCAAATTCTGCAAG GAGAATATTCCTGGGAAGCCTTTCAGTTTTTGGATGTGGCTGGATTTCATCCTGGAGCTCATCAAGAAGCACCTGCTCCCCATCTGGAATGACAA CTGCATCATGGGCTTTGTcagtaaggagacagagagggcctGTTTGAAGGACAAGGAGCCTGGGACATTCCTGCTGCGCTTCAGTGAGAGCCACCTGGGTGGGATCACTTTCACCTGGGTGAAGCAGTCCGACAGTG GAGAGGCTAAATTAATCTCGGTGGAGCCATACACCAAATCACGCCTCAGCGCTCTCCCGTTCGCCAACATCATCCGGGACTACAAGGTCATCGCAGACGGAGAGGTCCCTGAGAACCCGCTCAAGTTCCTCTACCCCGACATCCCCAAAGACGAGTCCTTCAGACGACATTACAACAGTCAGCAGAGCAAAG TCTTTCCATATATATCATCTACATGGATCCCCATCTCCACTTTGCA